Proteins encoded by one window of Ulvibacter sp. MAR_2010_11:
- the mnmA gene encoding tRNA 2-thiouridine(34) synthase MnmA: MKKRVVVGLSGGVDSSVAAYLLQEQGYDVIGLFMKNWHDDSVTISKECPWLEDSNDAMLVAQKLGIPFQTVDLSEQYKERIVDYMFYEYKMGRTPNPDVLCNREIKFDVFMKIAMELGADFVATGHYCRKGILQKDGKEVYQLLSGKDSNKDQSYFLCQLSQEQLAKTLFPVGELLKPEVRKIASEQGLITAEKRDSQGLCFIGKVRLPDFLQQQLAPKEGVIVEVPADFSAYEKKVPEFNSEEEKLKYISEKPVYSMDDGKVIGKHQGAHYFTKGQRKGLAVGGTQEPLFVIDTDVNENVIYTGQGKSHPGLYRSGLFVHQEEIHWIREDLSLEEDETMQVKARIRYRQPLENATLHRTNSGLYVIFDNPQSAITEGQFVAWYLNEELLGSGVIA, encoded by the coding sequence ATGAAAAAAAGAGTTGTTGTAGGATTGAGTGGAGGAGTAGACTCCAGTGTTGCTGCCTATTTGTTGCAGGAACAGGGCTATGATGTAATAGGCTTATTTATGAAAAACTGGCACGACGATTCTGTGACTATTTCTAAAGAGTGTCCCTGGTTAGAAGATAGTAACGACGCCATGTTAGTGGCTCAAAAATTAGGAATCCCTTTTCAAACGGTCGATTTAAGTGAGCAATACAAAGAACGTATTGTAGATTATATGTTTTACGAATACAAAATGGGGCGTACTCCCAACCCCGATGTGTTGTGTAATCGTGAGATTAAGTTCGATGTATTTATGAAAATTGCAATGGAACTGGGAGCCGATTTCGTGGCGACCGGTCATTATTGCCGAAAAGGAATCCTTCAGAAAGACGGTAAAGAGGTATATCAATTGCTTTCCGGGAAAGATTCTAACAAAGATCAGAGTTATTTTTTGTGTCAATTGTCTCAGGAACAGTTAGCAAAAACATTATTTCCCGTGGGAGAATTACTAAAGCCCGAAGTGCGTAAAATTGCTTCAGAACAAGGATTGATTACCGCCGAAAAGCGCGACTCACAAGGTTTGTGTTTTATCGGAAAAGTGAGACTCCCCGATTTTTTACAACAACAATTGGCACCCAAAGAAGGTGTAATAGTTGAAGTTCCTGCAGATTTTTCAGCATATGAAAAAAAAGTACCTGAATTCAATTCCGAAGAGGAAAAACTAAAATATATTTCTGAAAAACCGGTCTATTCCATGGACGACGGGAAAGTAATCGGAAAACATCAAGGGGCGCATTATTTTACAAAGGGACAACGCAAAGGCCTGGCCGTGGGGGGCACTCAGGAGCCCTTATTTGTTATCGACACCGATGTAAATGAAAACGTAATTTATACAGGCCAGGGTAAGAGTCATCCAGGACTGTATAGATCGGGATTGTTTGTACACCAAGAAGAAATACACTGGATACGTGAAGATCTTTCATTAGAGGAAGATGAAACTATGCAGGTTAAAGCCCGTATTCGATATAGACAACCTTTGGAAAATGCAACCTTACATAGAACCAATTCGGGACTTTATGTTATATTTGATAACCCGCAATCTGCAATCACTGAAGGTCAGTTTGTTGCCTGGTATCTCAACGAAGAATTGTTGGGAAGTGGTGTGATTGCTTAA
- a CDS encoding nitronate monooxygenase family protein, with the protein MQNRITELFNIQYPIIQAGMIWNSGWRLASAVSNAGGLGLLGAGSMYPEVLREHIIKCKNATDKPFGVNVPMLYPDIDKIIKIIVEEKVGIVFTSAGNPKTYTAQLKAHGITVVHVVSSVKFALKAQEAGVDAVVAEGFEAGGHNGREETTTFTLIPMVKEQISVPLIAAGGIATGKGMLAAMVLGADGVQVGSRFVASEESSSHLAFKQLVVDAKEGDTLLTLKELAPVRMLKNKFFEEVMQLYTTNPTKEALQELLGRARAKRGMFEGDLENGELEIGQIAGLIHDIKPAAEIVKDMMTEFEAAKLEASKL; encoded by the coding sequence GTGCAAAACCGAATTACGGAACTATTTAACATTCAATATCCAATCATTCAGGCGGGAATGATATGGAACAGTGGCTGGCGACTCGCAAGCGCTGTTAGCAACGCAGGTGGATTGGGTTTATTAGGCGCAGGCTCAATGTATCCCGAAGTGCTTAGGGAGCACATTATTAAATGTAAAAATGCGACCGACAAGCCTTTTGGGGTAAATGTTCCCATGCTATACCCCGATATCGATAAAATCATCAAAATAATTGTCGAAGAAAAAGTTGGAATTGTTTTTACTTCGGCAGGAAATCCTAAAACATATACGGCTCAACTAAAAGCACACGGCATCACGGTGGTGCATGTGGTGAGCAGTGTAAAATTTGCATTAAAAGCACAAGAAGCCGGGGTGGATGCTGTTGTCGCAGAAGGCTTTGAAGCCGGAGGTCACAACGGCCGTGAAGAGACTACCACTTTTACGCTCATTCCAATGGTGAAGGAGCAGATTTCCGTCCCTTTGATCGCGGCAGGAGGTATCGCAACCGGAAAAGGAATGCTAGCTGCTATGGTACTAGGCGCCGATGGCGTGCAGGTTGGAAGCCGTTTTGTTGCTTCGGAAGAATCTTCCTCACACCTTGCTTTTAAACAATTGGTTGTAGATGCAAAGGAAGGAGATACCCTGCTTACTTTGAAGGAGTTGGCGCCTGTAAGAATGCTGAAAAATAAGTTTTTTGAAGAGGTGATGCAATTGTACACTACCAATCCTACTAAAGAGGCACTTCAGGAATTATTGGGGCGAGCACGTGCAAAACGCGGGATGTTTGAAGGTGATTTGGAAAACGGAGAATTGGAAATTGGACAAATTGCCGGACTAATTCACGATATAAAGCCTGCTGCAGAGATTGTAAAAGACATGATGACCGAATTTGAAGCTGCCAAACTCGAAGCTTCAAAACTCTAA
- a CDS encoding glutamate-cysteine ligase family protein, whose product MAYHLFEVFGIELEYMVVTTTDLKVSPIVDKLLSAKHGSITSDVDNGAIEWSNELVAHVVEMKTNGPTDQLDSLSDVFHKNVVEMNQLLEKFDAVLLPTASHPLMDPKTEMKLWQHSYSKIYALYNRVFNCNGHGWSNVQSMHINLPFSNDVEFEKLHAAIRVLLPIIPALSASSPIFEGKFTGFKDTRMEVYKTNQKEIPAMTGKVIPEQVFTKEAYDKKIFNPINSAIKPYDTENILDHHFLNSRGAIARFDRNAIEIRVIDIQECPKADIAIAVLVIEVLKKLVAEAYTSLEDQKSWYEDDLLAILNSVIKDGETAQVENLEYVKLFGLNHYATAQQIWTKLYRDVSANISQQYRETMEIILQEGTLSTRILSALDGDFNENSIKRVYRELATCLQNNNLFVP is encoded by the coding sequence ATGGCATATCATCTTTTTGAAGTATTTGGTATCGAACTTGAATATATGGTGGTAACTACCACCGATTTGAAGGTCTCGCCTATTGTTGACAAATTACTTTCCGCTAAGCACGGATCAATTACCTCTGATGTTGACAATGGAGCGATAGAATGGAGCAACGAATTGGTGGCACATGTGGTGGAAATGAAAACCAATGGTCCAACCGATCAATTAGACTCGCTATCGGATGTTTTTCACAAAAATGTAGTTGAAATGAATCAACTGCTCGAAAAATTCGATGCCGTTTTACTTCCAACAGCCTCTCATCCTTTAATGGATCCCAAAACCGAAATGAAACTCTGGCAACACAGTTACAGCAAAATTTATGCGTTGTACAACCGGGTGTTCAACTGCAATGGGCATGGTTGGTCCAATGTGCAAAGCATGCATATTAATTTGCCGTTCTCAAATGATGTGGAATTTGAAAAATTACACGCCGCTATACGTGTGCTATTACCTATCATACCTGCTTTGAGCGCAAGCTCCCCTATTTTTGAAGGAAAGTTCACGGGGTTTAAGGATACAAGGATGGAAGTTTATAAAACCAATCAAAAAGAAATTCCGGCAATGACCGGGAAGGTAATTCCCGAGCAGGTTTTTACCAAAGAGGCGTATGACAAAAAAATATTCAATCCAATAAATAGTGCTATTAAACCGTATGATACCGAAAACATTCTGGATCATCATTTTTTAAACTCACGGGGCGCCATTGCCCGTTTCGACCGTAATGCCATTGAAATTAGGGTAATCGACATTCAGGAATGCCCTAAGGCTGATATTGCCATTGCAGTTCTGGTGATTGAAGTATTAAAAAAACTTGTCGCTGAAGCATATACATCATTAGAAGATCAAAAATCTTGGTACGAAGATGATTTGCTTGCCATTCTCAATTCTGTCATCAAAGATGGTGAAACCGCCCAAGTAGAGAATTTAGAATACGTAAAACTATTTGGATTGAATCATTACGCTACAGCCCAACAGATTTGGACAAAACTGTACAGGGATGTTTCCGCCAATATTTCTCAACAATACAGAGAAACAATGGAGATAATTTTACAAGAAGGAACACTCTCGACCAGGATTCTTTCGGCACTCGATGGGGATTTCAATGAAAACTCCATTAAAAGGGTATATCGAGAATTGGCAACCTGCTTGCAAAATAACAACCTATTTGTTCCATGA
- a CDS encoding SRPBCC domain-containing protein, with protein sequence MKNFDWTKFSRKLAIEANIQSLYDAWIIPAELERWFLKDADFTNAEGKSISKSQRIKIGDTYKWQWHLWDGTEEGKITKVNGKDHLQFTFAGNCLVDVHFEIYEKGTIVSIAQSNIPTDDDSKQNIRLGCDNGWSFYIVNLKSVYEGGLDLRNKDPKLKPMLNN encoded by the coding sequence ATGAAAAATTTCGATTGGACCAAATTTTCGCGAAAGTTGGCTATCGAGGCCAATATTCAATCCTTGTACGATGCCTGGATAATTCCTGCCGAATTGGAGCGTTGGTTTTTAAAGGATGCCGACTTTACCAATGCTGAAGGAAAGTCTATTTCCAAATCACAACGCATTAAAATAGGTGATACCTACAAATGGCAATGGCATCTTTGGGATGGTACTGAAGAAGGAAAGATTACCAAAGTAAATGGAAAAGATCATTTACAATTTACATTTGCCGGAAACTGTCTGGTGGATGTACATTTTGAAATATATGAAAAGGGAACCATAGTTTCTATTGCCCAATCCAACATCCCTACAGACGACGACTCTAAACAAAATATAAGGCTTGGATGTGATAACGGATGGTCATTTTATATAGTGAATTTAAAGTCGGTATACGAAGGTGGTTTAGACCTTCGCAATAAGGACCCGAAACTAAAACCTATGCTCAATAATTAA
- a CDS encoding N-formylglutamate amidohydrolase: MKLILSCEHGGNEIPAKYLPLFEGQEASLQTHRGYDPGTLDLFEYLKSLAVFGKSNVLSRLLIECNRSLHHPKLFSEITKDCTQETKDQLIETYYLPYRNALVEAIEKEIRSKNTVLHISLHSFTPQLSGKIRNNDIGLLYDSKRKEEKQFCEKLKLQLKTENKNLKIRNNYPYLGNADGFTSFLRKKFKNNYIGIELEINQALVTENKFPKQLKLQLKNTLSLLIS, from the coding sequence ATGAAACTGATACTATCCTGTGAACACGGTGGAAATGAAATTCCCGCGAAATACCTTCCATTATTTGAAGGTCAGGAGGCCTCGTTACAGACACACCGAGGCTACGACCCCGGAACTTTGGATCTTTTTGAGTATTTAAAGTCATTGGCTGTCTTTGGAAAAAGTAATGTGCTGAGCCGATTGCTTATTGAATGCAACCGATCGTTACATCATCCCAAATTATTTTCAGAAATTACTAAAGACTGTACACAAGAAACCAAAGATCAACTTATCGAAACCTATTACCTGCCGTATCGAAATGCTTTGGTAGAAGCCATAGAAAAAGAGATTCGTTCGAAAAATACAGTACTGCACATTTCGCTGCATTCTTTTACGCCTCAATTAAGCGGTAAAATTCGAAATAACGACATCGGATTGTTGTACGATTCTAAAAGAAAGGAGGAAAAGCAGTTTTGTGAAAAGTTGAAGCTTCAGCTGAAAACCGAAAATAAAAATCTGAAAATTCGCAATAACTATCCTTATTTAGGCAACGCAGATGGTTTCACGAGTTTTCTTCGGAAAAAATTTAAAAACAATTATATTGGAATCGAATTGGAAATAAATCAGGCGTTAGTTACAGAAAACAAATTTCCGAAGCAATTGAAATTACAATTAAAAAACACTCTAAGCCTGCTAATTAGCTGA
- a CDS encoding RimK family protein: MNKYIVVDNPKNWEFLGENIPIVSSQEYLTNPEYSKLKKARIFNLCRNYSYQSKGYYVSLLAEARGHLPIPTIKNLVDLKAPKLVRIVSEEFDDLIQQSLKGIKSREFVLSVYFGQNVALKYKELSAMFHKHFQIPFLLIKFSYSNRWKIQSIRAISILEIPEEHKKIAHDFALQYFSKKRYDTPKPNKAIYDLAILVEKDDPAPPSNLKAIKKFVEVAEKLNFYVEVIGPKDLSRLSAFDALLIRQSTEVHNEAYAFARKAQQENIAIVDYPDAILKCCNKVFMAEALANAGIPAPKTVIIHQDNIMEALEAVKLPCVLKAPDSTFSFGVKKAKTEEEYQSLVKHMLQESDLIIAQEFCPSDYDWRIGILDGKPLFACRYYMAKGHWQIYNWDAEKKDDQDGNADCLAIEDVPKSILETALNTAKIMGMGLYGIDIKEVDGKPLVIEINDNPNIDFGVEDAFYGDLVYSRIIEALIKRLEDK, encoded by the coding sequence ATGAACAAATACATTGTGGTAGACAATCCTAAAAACTGGGAGTTTTTAGGTGAAAATATACCTATCGTTTCTTCACAGGAATATCTTACCAATCCCGAATATTCTAAATTAAAAAAGGCTCGAATTTTTAACCTCTGCCGAAACTATTCGTATCAGTCAAAGGGATATTATGTTTCGCTCCTGGCGGAAGCCCGAGGGCATTTGCCTATTCCTACGATAAAAAACCTGGTAGACTTAAAGGCACCCAAACTCGTCCGGATTGTTTCGGAAGAGTTCGATGACCTCATTCAGCAAAGCTTAAAAGGAATAAAATCGCGAGAGTTTGTGCTAAGTGTATATTTCGGCCAGAACGTTGCGCTCAAGTACAAGGAACTGAGTGCCATGTTTCACAAACATTTTCAAATACCCTTTCTTCTTATAAAATTCAGCTATAGCAATCGCTGGAAAATACAGAGCATCCGTGCTATTTCGATCCTTGAAATTCCTGAAGAACACAAAAAAATTGCGCACGATTTTGCCCTTCAATATTTTTCAAAGAAACGATACGACACCCCGAAGCCTAATAAGGCCATATATGATCTGGCAATTTTAGTGGAAAAAGACGATCCGGCACCGCCTAGTAATTTAAAAGCAATTAAAAAATTTGTCGAAGTCGCCGAGAAACTCAATTTTTATGTAGAAGTTATAGGCCCGAAGGATTTATCACGCCTTTCGGCTTTCGATGCGTTACTTATTCGGCAAAGCACCGAAGTTCACAACGAAGCCTATGCGTTTGCCCGAAAGGCACAACAGGAAAATATTGCAATTGTGGATTATCCCGATGCCATTTTAAAATGCTGCAACAAGGTGTTTATGGCCGAAGCACTTGCAAATGCAGGTATTCCGGCTCCTAAAACAGTTATCATACACCAGGATAATATTATGGAAGCCCTAGAAGCTGTCAAATTACCCTGTGTGTTAAAAGCACCCGACTCTACCTTTTCCTTTGGCGTAAAAAAAGCAAAAACCGAAGAGGAGTACCAAAGTTTGGTAAAACATATGCTTCAGGAATCGGATCTTATTATTGCACAAGAATTTTGCCCTTCAGACTACGACTGGCGCATTGGTATATTAGATGGAAAGCCTTTATTCGCCTGTAGATATTATATGGCAAAAGGGCACTGGCAGATTTACAATTGGGACGCCGAGAAAAAGGACGATCAGGATGGAAATGCCGATTGTCTTGCGATAGAAGATGTTCCGAAGTCCATTTTGGAAACAGCGCTAAACACTGCTAAAATTATGGGTATGGGGTTGTATGGAATCGATATTAAAGAAGTAGACGGGAAGCCTCTGGTAATTGAAATAAACGACAACCCGAATATCGATTTTGGGGTTGAAGACGCATTTTACGGAGATTTGGTCTATTCGCGAATCATTGAAGCCTTGATTAAAAGACTGGAAGACAAATAG
- a CDS encoding toxin-antitoxin system YwqK family antitoxin: MRISHFMFFTAMLTCSVLLSQNDINQNDAQGKRHGIWKKYFPGTKQLRYEGSFEHGKEVGTFKFYCEECGDKPTAVKEYKSGDKFAYVKYYTIKGKLVSEGKMDEKDREGEWVYYHKKSNEVMTRENYVDGKLDGKKITYYTNGKITEEQTYKNGIMEGENNFYSPEGVLIKKLKYRNDQLQGEATYFDAHGNVVIEGFYKDGQKHGLWKYFKNGKLEFEETYPKPLKKAN; encoded by the coding sequence ATGCGAATATCACATTTTATGTTCTTCACTGCGATGCTGACTTGTTCGGTATTGCTTTCTCAAAACGACATCAATCAAAACGATGCTCAGGGGAAACGTCACGGTATTTGGAAAAAATACTTTCCGGGAACGAAACAACTTCGGTACGAAGGTTCCTTCGAACACGGGAAAGAAGTCGGGACCTTCAAATTTTACTGTGAAGAATGTGGTGACAAACCCACGGCTGTTAAAGAGTACAAATCGGGCGATAAATTTGCTTACGTAAAATATTATACCATAAAAGGAAAGTTGGTGAGCGAAGGGAAAATGGACGAAAAAGATAGAGAAGGCGAGTGGGTGTATTATCACAAAAAATCGAATGAGGTAATGACCCGCGAAAATTATGTCGACGGAAAACTGGATGGGAAGAAAATTACATATTACACCAATGGTAAAATCACCGAAGAACAAACCTATAAAAACGGAATCATGGAAGGTGAAAACAATTTCTATTCGCCCGAAGGTGTTCTCATAAAAAAACTAAAATATCGCAACGATCAATTGCAAGGTGAAGCAACTTATTTCGACGCACATGGAAATGTTGTGATTGAAGGATTTTATAAGGACGGACAAAAACACGGCTTGTGGAAATATTTCAAAAACGGAAAACTTGAATTTGAAGAAACGTACCCAAAACCTTTAAAGAAAGCAAATTAG
- a CDS encoding SRPBCC domain-containing protein has translation MKLDVKVKNTIQRSVEEVFEAIVNPEKLTGYFVSATNARITEGAKIKWEFADYNVTVNVDVKEVVLNRKIVFDWSASGVKAEVTLSFHSETTSKTTLEITERTFEFSEEGVAKAMQQTQGWTDFICSLKAYLYTGINLRSGKYN, from the coding sequence ATGAAACTCGACGTTAAAGTAAAAAATACTATTCAAAGGTCCGTTGAAGAGGTATTTGAAGCAATTGTCAACCCGGAGAAGTTAACCGGCTATTTTGTTTCTGCAACGAATGCGCGTATCACCGAAGGAGCCAAAATAAAATGGGAATTTGCAGATTACAACGTAACTGTAAATGTTGATGTGAAAGAGGTTGTCCTAAACCGAAAAATTGTATTTGATTGGTCTGCCAGCGGTGTTAAAGCTGAAGTGACACTTTCCTTTCATTCCGAAACAACTTCCAAAACAACACTGGAAATTACGGAGCGCACTTTTGAATTTTCGGAAGAAGGAGTTGCAAAGGCCATGCAACAAACGCAAGGTTGGACCGATTTTATCTGTTCGCTAAAAGCCTATTTGTATACAGGCATAAATCTGCGAAGTGGTAAGTATAATTAG
- a CDS encoding S8 family serine peptidase encodes MKKLLFLLVILTLQQSYAQTQDALVFFADKEDVAASIANPITIMTQEAIDRKALHDTPIDERDVPVNENYITQVKNATGISVYAKSKWMNCVYVRGSQSDIENLLNLAFVTDVEFADKSLNLFPNPFPTEDKFAFENQSTRTIYNYGAAANQTEMIAIDYVHEQDFTGGGMIVAVMDSGFPNVTTNPAFADVISENRLLGTYDFAERQVNVDGTGSHGSRTFSDIGAFLLDEFVGTAPEASFYLFRTEYGPSENPVEEAWWVEALERADSLGVDVINTSLGYRAYDNSNYDHTYADLDGLTTIAARGANHAFDKGMLLVTSAGNGGNSSFPTVGTPGDAVGILTIGAVTPAGNYASFSSIGPTVDGRIKPDVMAQGQDAAVVDQNGNVDFNNGTSFSSPIMAGAVASLWQARPELRNYQIMQIIRESANLYNNPTNQMGYGIPNFEDAYNAVITLGIEEEMLESQFALYPNPVLDRLNISFPKDVTTARIAIYNVLGEKVLSSEITPTNNVLNVVNLKSGIYIASIESNNKTNSYKIVKR; translated from the coding sequence ATGAAAAAATTACTATTTCTCCTTGTCATTTTGACGTTACAACAATCTTATGCTCAAACACAGGATGCACTTGTGTTTTTTGCCGACAAAGAGGATGTAGCGGCATCAATAGCCAATCCAATTACAATTATGACCCAGGAGGCTATTGACCGCAAGGCATTGCACGACACGCCAATAGACGAACGCGATGTGCCTGTAAATGAAAATTATATTACTCAGGTTAAAAACGCCACAGGAATTTCGGTTTATGCCAAGTCAAAATGGATGAATTGTGTTTATGTGCGTGGCTCACAAAGCGATATAGAAAATCTTTTAAATTTAGCTTTTGTCACCGATGTTGAGTTTGCCGATAAGAGTTTAAATCTTTTTCCAAATCCTTTCCCTACAGAAGATAAATTTGCTTTCGAAAATCAATCAACGAGAACCATATATAATTATGGGGCTGCTGCCAATCAGACAGAAATGATTGCCATAGACTACGTTCACGAACAGGACTTTACCGGTGGAGGTATGATAGTAGCAGTTATGGACAGCGGATTCCCGAATGTGACGACTAATCCGGCATTTGCCGATGTAATTAGTGAAAACAGATTACTGGGAACCTATGATTTTGCTGAAAGACAAGTAAATGTAGACGGTACAGGATCACACGGATCGCGAACCTTTAGTGACATTGGCGCTTTTCTGCTAGATGAATTTGTGGGAACTGCTCCCGAAGCTTCTTTTTATTTATTCCGAACCGAATACGGTCCATCCGAAAACCCGGTTGAGGAAGCCTGGTGGGTGGAAGCATTGGAACGCGCCGATAGTCTGGGTGTAGATGTGATAAATACTTCGTTGGGATATCGGGCCTATGACAATTCAAATTACGATCATACCTATGCCGATCTTGATGGGCTTACAACTATTGCAGCGAGAGGAGCTAATCACGCCTTTGATAAAGGTATGCTTTTGGTTACCTCTGCCGGAAATGGAGGAAATAGTAGTTTCCCAACTGTTGGTACCCCGGGTGATGCCGTTGGAATCTTAACAATTGGCGCTGTAACCCCGGCGGGGAATTATGCTTCTTTCAGTTCTATAGGTCCTACTGTCGACGGTCGAATAAAACCCGATGTAATGGCACAAGGACAGGATGCTGCCGTGGTAGATCAAAACGGAAATGTAGACTTTAACAACGGAACTTCCTTCAGCTCGCCTATCATGGCAGGCGCAGTTGCCAGTTTATGGCAGGCACGCCCCGAATTGCGTAATTATCAAATCATGCAAATTATTCGGGAATCAGCCAATTTATATAACAACCCAACAAACCAGATGGGGTACGGGATTCCTAATTTTGAAGATGCCTACAATGCAGTGATTACCTTGGGTATTGAAGAAGAAATGCTCGAATCTCAGTTTGCGTTATACCCTAATCCGGTTCTAGATAGATTAAACATTTCCTTTCCCAAAGATGTTACAACAGCTCGTATAGCAATATACAACGTCTTAGGAGAAAAAGTGCTTTCAAGCGAAATCACTCCAACAAATAATGTGCTGAACGTTGTCAATTTAAAATCGGGAATTTATATTGCCAGTATTGAATCGAACAACAAAACCAACAGCTATAAAATTGTAAAGAGGTAG
- a CDS encoding PaaI family thioesterase, with the protein MKHIGAELIAVRPGYCEIKLPYAEELTQQHGFFHAGVVATIADNASGYAAFTLMEASSSILTVEFKINLIAPGQGDFLLAKAEVLHRGRTITLCNTRVFSVTNGTEKLSAVVQASLMQLHDREDGK; encoded by the coding sequence ATGAAACATATAGGTGCAGAATTGATAGCAGTAAGACCCGGTTACTGCGAAATAAAGCTTCCATATGCTGAAGAATTAACTCAACAGCACGGTTTTTTTCATGCGGGAGTAGTTGCTACAATCGCCGACAACGCTTCAGGGTATGCTGCGTTTACACTTATGGAGGCTTCTTCCTCTATATTGACCGTCGAATTTAAAATCAATCTCATTGCTCCCGGCCAGGGAGATTTTTTACTGGCAAAAGCCGAAGTTCTTCACCGCGGAAGGACGATAACCTTATGCAATACTCGTGTTTTTTCAGTAACGAATGGCACTGAAAAATTAAGCGCTGTAGTACAGGCTTCCCTAATGCAACTCCACGACAGAGAGGACGGTAAGTAA
- a CDS encoding bifunctional GNAT family N-acetyltransferase/carbon-nitrogen hydrolase family protein, with protein sequence MMKEIENIELTFLSVNDYEELKSAMIQSYSNMENTHWSELQIQRLIEEFPEGQVTIKINNQLAGCALSIILDYDKFDEHHSYAEITGNYTFSTHSNDGDVLYGIDVFIKPEFRGMRLGRRLYDYRKELCERLNLRGVAFGGRIPNYHKYSDTLSPKEYIAKVKMKEIHDPVFNFQISNDFHPSKILKNYLEGDHASNDYAVLLEWDNIYYEKKPKKAATVKKIVRLGLIQWQMRPYKNLDELMQQVEFFVDAVSGYRSDFALFPEFFMAPLMAENNHMAVPEAIRELAKHSAAIVEKFAELSISYNINIICGSMPEIRDGKLYNVGYLCRRDGSLERYVKLHVTPDEAKVWGLQGGSELKVFDTDCGKIGVLICYDSEFPELSRLLADEGMDILFVPFLTDTQNGYSRVRLCAQARAIENECYVAIAGSVGNLPKVENMDMQYAQSMVFTPCDFAFPATGIKAEATPNTEMILIADVDIDLLRQLNQFGAVRNLRDRRTDLFELRKK encoded by the coding sequence ATGATGAAAGAAATTGAAAACATAGAGCTTACTTTTTTAAGTGTTAATGATTACGAAGAACTGAAGAGTGCCATGATCCAATCGTATTCGAATATGGAAAACACGCATTGGTCCGAACTTCAAATCCAGCGACTTATAGAGGAGTTCCCGGAAGGACAGGTAACTATCAAAATCAATAACCAATTAGCGGGTTGCGCCTTGTCTATTATTTTGGATTACGACAAGTTTGACGAACATCACTCCTATGCCGAAATTACAGGAAATTACACCTTTAGTACCCATTCCAATGATGGCGATGTATTGTACGGCATCGATGTTTTTATAAAACCTGAATTTCGCGGAATGCGTCTCGGAAGACGGTTGTACGATTACAGAAAGGAACTTTGCGAACGACTTAATTTAAGAGGTGTGGCCTTTGGTGGCAGAATTCCGAATTATCACAAATATTCCGATACTTTATCTCCCAAAGAATACATTGCCAAGGTGAAAATGAAAGAAATCCATGATCCGGTGTTTAACTTTCAGATTTCCAACGATTTTCACCCATCAAAAATTCTAAAGAATTACCTCGAAGGCGATCATGCATCTAACGATTATGCTGTGCTGCTCGAGTGGGATAATATTTACTACGAAAAAAAGCCAAAAAAAGCAGCGACAGTTAAAAAAATTGTACGCCTGGGACTAATCCAGTGGCAAATGCGACCCTATAAAAACCTGGATGAATTAATGCAACAGGTAGAATTTTTTGTAGATGCCGTTTCCGGGTATCGATCTGATTTTGCACTTTTTCCTGAATTTTTTATGGCGCCGTTAATGGCAGAAAATAACCATATGGCGGTTCCGGAAGCGATTCGGGAACTCGCAAAGCACTCGGCAGCTATTGTCGAAAAATTTGCCGAATTATCCATCTCCTACAACATCAATATTATCTGTGGCAGTATGCCCGAAATCAGAGATGGAAAATTGTATAATGTAGGCTATTTGTGTCGCCGTGACGGAAGTCTGGAACGCTATGTGAAATTACACGTCACCCCGGATGAAGCCAAGGTTTGGGGCTTACAGGGTGGAAGTGAACTCAAGGTGTTTGATACCGATTGCGGAAAGATTGGCGTTCTAATTTGTTACGACTCCGAATTCCCTGAACTAAGTAGATTGTTAGCCGATGAAGGGATGGACATTTTATTTGTACCCTTCCTTACGGATACGCAAAACGGTTATTCGAGAGTGCGTCTTTGTGCACAAGCCAGAGCCATCGAAAACGAATGTTACGTCGCCATTGCGGGTAGTGTTGGGAACTTACCGAAGGTGGAAAATATGGACATGCAGTATGCACAGTCGATGGTATTTACCCCTTGCGACTTTGCCTTCCCTGCAACAGGAATAAAAGCCGAAGCAACTCCCAATACCGAAATGATACTAATTGCCGATGTAGACATCGATTTGTTGCGACAACTCAATCAATTTGGAGCTGTTCGTAATTTAAGAGACCGTAGGACAGATCTTTTTGAATTGAGAAAAAAATAG